attcatattatgatatttttttaatataaagatattaaaaaattattaaaatataattttaataatcttaccaataatatatttattaatgtaTAAAGAAGTCCGATCTCGACGCCTTTGTGGAAAAAAACAATGTACCGGATAAATGAGCTTCAAGCAACATCCCGTTGTTGCCGTTTCTTCCCTCTGATGGCGGACAAATGATCATCGTTAAattgtcaaaagaaaaaaaaaaaagaagaaaaagttcgCGCTTACATAGAATACAATAACTTATGTTGAATCTATTTACTAAATATTGTTCAATATTTTTCTCCATAGCTGATATAAAAACCGCCGCGGAGCGCGGCCTACCTGCTTGTTGAACACGATGACGGGCTCGTTTGGAGGCGGCGGCGGGAGGGTCCGCGGCACGTGCGGATGGAGCGTGTTCGACGGCGTGCGGGCCTTCCCTCCCACCCCTGAAGCCCTTATGGCCGAGATCGACGCTGCCATCGCCGCCTCCGAGTACGTCCACGCCACCGCCCTCCTCTCCTCCTGCTCTCCCTCTAACCCGCCGGCGGCGGAGGATGAGCCGGAGAAGGAGAAGGTCCGAGCCACCGCCGCCCCCATCTATGACGCGCGTCTGGCCGACGAGGCTTACAAGGCGGCGTGCGCCGCCCTCGCGGCCGGGAGGCCGGACGCCGCCATCCAGTCCCTCCGTCTGGCCCTGGCCAGCTGCCCTCCGGACAAGTCCTCCGCCCTCGCGAAACTCCGGTCTCTCCTCTCCATCGCCTCCTCTCAGCTCCAGAAGCAGCAGCAGCATCTCCAGAGGTTTCTTTCTATCCTCCGttcttatttcatcatatttcgAATCCCATACGTTTTAAATCGGAAATATCACTTCTTTATAAATCTTGATCAGGAATCTTCTCTCTATTTATTAATTATGATTGTTTCTTTTAGGGCTCTATTATTTTGTCAATCAGAATGATCGGTAGATGAGAATTGGTGCTGGATGTGACTGAAAGTAGGATTCTTGATGGGATTGTCAATTCTGACAAGAAAAGTTGTGGGTGTTGGTGAACTAAATTGGGCTGAAAGACTAGTGTTAACGTTTGATGATCTTTTCTCATATTTACTGTTTATTTGCAGCTTGTCTCTTTATGATCTACCATTTTCTGCGAATGACTTCAAGAACTCCATATTTGGTGAATGGTCTTTGTAGATTCAATTCTGCTTATCCAAGAAAGTTTTGAAAGcaacaaacttttttttttttttttgcctttttgtATTTTAATGTGCCTAGCGGAACTGACACATATGCTCTCCAATTGGACTTCATTTAGTACTCTGCTCTTCCTATTGGACTTTGGGAAACCGCCATAGTGTTCTCATTAATTATTGCCTTGCTGGATTTTAAAGTTCATGTGTAGCTCAGTGACTTTTGCGAGTCAGTTGTCAAGGTTTACTAAATAATAGATCATTTGGGGGGTGCTTGGTTCACGaccggaatcagaatcggaatcggaatggccaaatcccccGAAGCGCTTGGTTCGTGACCAAAAttggaattggaataaaaatttgaatccatagagaagagtagggattgaaTTCTATGTACATTGGACCATTCTCATTCCATTCCGGAATTGGAATCGAAGTAGGACTcttcccaaccaaatggttggaatgggagtcacccattttCATTACAATTCCACACCCCCACTCCCCCCAACCAAGTACCCCTTCGTGATGAATGTTTATTGGCCTGAAATGCAAATTCctttttacagcagaattatgcAGGGAGAATgctagagatgacttatatgattgTTAGCCCTTGTCTGGCTTCTTTCTTACTGCAGATCATAAACCCAATCTTGCTTCTTCCCATTATG
This genomic window from Elaeis guineensis isolate ETL-2024a chromosome 13, EG11, whole genome shotgun sequence contains:
- the LOC105060866 gene encoding uncharacterized protein isoform X3; this encodes MTGSFGGGGGRVRGTCGWSVFDGVRAFPPTPEALMAEIDAAIAASEYVHATALLSSCSPSNPPAAEDEPEKEKVRATAAPIYDARLADEAYKAACAALAAGRPDAAIQSLRLALASCPPDKSSALAKLRSLLSIASSQLQKQQQHLQRKE
- the LOC105060866 gene encoding uncharacterized protein isoform X2, which translates into the protein MTGSFGGGGGRVRGTCGWSVFDGVRAFPPTPEALMAEIDAAIAASEYVHATALLSSCSPSNPPAAEDEPEKEKVRATAAPIYDARLADEAYKAACAALAAGRPDAAIQSLRLALASCPPDKSSALAKLRSLLSIASSQLQKQQQHLQRALLFCQSE
- the LOC105060866 gene encoding uncharacterized protein isoform X1, giving the protein MTGSFGGGGGRVRGTCGWSVFDGVRAFPPTPEALMAEIDAAIAASEYVHATALLSSCSPSNPPAAEDEPEKEKVRATAAPIYDARLADEAYKAACAALAAGRPDAAIQSLRLALASCPPDKSSALAKLRSLLSIASSQLQKQQQHLQREFVEFQRKSD